The proteins below come from a single Nostoc sp. KVJ3 genomic window:
- the ftsH4 gene encoding ATP-dependent zinc metalloprotease FtsH4 → MAIKEQPKSPRFRIVANILLAVSGLFLLLNIFLPGLFASGPAGVPYSLFIHQVQEGEVNRVSVGQNQILYELKTENAEPGQVFATTPIFDLELPKLLEQKGVEFAATPPPKNTWITTLLSWVIPPLIFIGIWQFFLARGGGGGPQGALSIGKSKAKVYVEGESAKITFADVAGVEEAKTELVEIVDFLKTPGRFTQIGARIPKGVLLVGPPGTGKTLLAKAVAGEAGVPFFSISGSEFVELFVGVGSSRVRDLFEQAKKQAPCIIFIDELDAIGKSRSSNGFYGGNDEREQTLNQLLTEMDGFAAGDATVIVLAATNRPESLDSALLRPGRFDRQVLVDRPDLSGREAILKIHAQKVKLGDDVNLKAIATRTPGFAGADLANLVNEAALLAARNLRESVAQEDFAEAIERVVAGLEKKSRVMNETEKKIVAYHEVGHAMVGALTTGNGRVEKISIIPRGMAALGYTLQLPTEDRFLMNEEELRGQIATLLGGRSAEEIVFNSITTGASNDLQRATDLAERMVTSYGMSKVLGPLAYQQGQQSMFLGNGGANPRRAVSEETSKAIDSEVKEIVETAHEQALEILRQNRDLLEAIATQLLETEVIEGEKLHSLLSQVKPLGNS, encoded by the coding sequence ATGGCAATTAAAGAACAACCTAAGTCACCTCGGTTTCGGATCGTTGCAAATATATTACTGGCAGTATCAGGGCTATTTCTGCTTTTGAATATATTTTTACCTGGTTTATTTGCTTCTGGCCCTGCTGGTGTTCCCTATAGCTTATTTATTCATCAAGTACAAGAAGGGGAAGTCAACCGCGTTTCCGTTGGTCAAAATCAGATTCTCTACGAACTAAAAACAGAAAATGCCGAGCCGGGACAGGTGTTTGCAACTACACCAATTTTTGATTTAGAGTTACCCAAGCTGCTAGAACAAAAGGGAGTTGAGTTTGCAGCTACACCTCCACCCAAGAATACTTGGATTACAACCCTCTTAAGTTGGGTGATTCCCCCACTGATTTTTATTGGGATTTGGCAGTTCTTTCTTGCCCGTGGTGGTGGCGGTGGCCCCCAAGGTGCGCTTTCTATTGGTAAGAGCAAAGCTAAGGTTTACGTTGAAGGTGAATCAGCTAAAATTACCTTTGCAGATGTGGCTGGGGTAGAGGAAGCGAAAACTGAGTTAGTAGAAATTGTAGATTTTCTCAAGACTCCAGGACGATTTACCCAAATTGGTGCGAGGATTCCCAAAGGTGTGTTATTGGTTGGGCCTCCGGGTACTGGTAAGACACTTTTAGCGAAAGCTGTAGCAGGAGAAGCAGGTGTTCCATTCTTTAGTATCTCTGGTTCCGAGTTTGTGGAATTGTTTGTGGGTGTAGGTTCTTCCAGAGTGCGGGATTTATTTGAGCAAGCCAAGAAACAGGCTCCTTGTATTATATTTATTGATGAATTAGATGCGATCGGTAAATCTCGTAGCAGTAACGGCTTCTACGGTGGTAACGATGAGCGAGAACAGACCCTCAACCAGTTACTAACAGAGATGGACGGGTTTGCGGCTGGGGATGCAACGGTAATTGTCCTAGCTGCTACTAACCGCCCCGAAAGCCTTGACTCTGCATTGTTGCGTCCAGGCCGCTTTGACCGCCAAGTGTTGGTAGACCGTCCTGATTTATCTGGTCGGGAAGCAATTCTCAAGATTCACGCTCAAAAGGTAAAATTAGGAGATGATGTAAATTTAAAAGCGATCGCTACTCGGACTCCTGGTTTTGCTGGTGCAGATTTGGCAAACTTGGTCAATGAAGCCGCATTATTGGCTGCTCGTAATCTGCGTGAAAGTGTTGCTCAAGAAGACTTCGCCGAAGCAATTGAGCGGGTAGTCGCTGGTTTAGAGAAAAAGAGTCGCGTCATGAACGAGACTGAGAAAAAGATTGTTGCATATCATGAAGTTGGTCACGCAATGGTCGGGGCGCTAACCACAGGAAACGGTCGTGTAGAAAAGATTTCGATTATTCCCCGTGGGATGGCTGCTTTGGGCTACACTCTGCAATTACCAACTGAAGACCGCTTTTTGATGAATGAAGAAGAATTGCGGGGTCAAATTGCGACTCTGTTAGGTGGACGTTCCGCCGAAGAGATTGTGTTTAACAGTATTACAACTGGTGCTTCCAACGATTTGCAACGAGCAACTGACTTAGCAGAACGGATGGTAACATCTTATGGTATGAGCAAAGTCTTAGGGCCACTGGCTTACCAACAAGGACAACAATCGATGTTTTTGGGTAATGGTGGGGCTAATCCCCGGCGGGCGGTGAGTGAAGAGACATCAAAAGCCATTGATAGCGAAG
- a CDS encoding DUF2949 domain-containing protein: protein MKATDQLVHFLEEELGISGGAISLALRHCEQTPNFLAMTLWQYGLVTLDQLAQIFDWLETV, encoded by the coding sequence ATGAAAGCTACAGATCAACTGGTGCATTTTTTAGAGGAAGAGTTGGGTATTTCTGGTGGAGCAATTTCTCTTGCTTTGCGACATTGCGAACAGACCCCTAACTTCCTGGCTATGACTCTCTGGCAGTATGGGCTAGTAACACTGGATCAGTTAGCCCAAATTTTTGATTGGTTGGAAACAGTATAA
- a CDS encoding AAA family ATPase has protein sequence MKIQQLITKSLSLSNNAISYYVSQELAAIYPKKVLLESNDSSFNLEKYAEANLCKIQYDAHIHNQILTGWNGMENEIYKHTENASFEVSWQGYQFDILLMSWQEGYCKTRYSWILAESTEVAEKFFAAVCDWNSEIRDEVLVFEDGYWDKNPDLFQSIKSANFDNLILHSNLKQDIQDDLINFFASRETYTDYSVPWKRGILFIGSPGNGKTHTVKALINQMQQPCLYVKSFKSEYATDSENIRQVFKQARQSAPCILVLEDIDSLLNDDNRSFFLNELDGFASNQGIVTIATTNHPDRLDSAISDRPSRFDRKYHFELPAIPEREAYITLWNDQLKTAMRLSEEAVSQIVALTEGFSFAYLKELFLSSMIGWIGTMETGTLEKIMISQVVILRQQMSSTTVSGKDSEK, from the coding sequence ATGAAAATTCAACAACTAATTACAAAATCACTCAGCTTATCTAATAATGCTATATCCTATTATGTAAGTCAGGAATTAGCAGCTATTTATCCGAAAAAAGTATTACTGGAAAGTAATGATAGTTCATTCAATTTAGAAAAATATGCTGAGGCTAACCTCTGCAAAATTCAATATGATGCTCATATCCATAACCAGATACTTACTGGTTGGAATGGTATGGAAAACGAAATTTATAAACATACTGAAAATGCCAGTTTTGAAGTTTCGTGGCAAGGATACCAATTTGATATCCTCTTAATGAGTTGGCAAGAAGGTTATTGTAAAACTCGCTATTCCTGGATTTTGGCAGAGAGTACGGAAGTAGCAGAAAAGTTTTTCGCCGCAGTTTGTGATTGGAACTCAGAAATTCGTGATGAGGTTTTAGTTTTTGAAGATGGTTATTGGGATAAAAATCCCGATCTATTCCAATCTATTAAAAGTGCAAACTTCGACAATCTCATCTTGCATAGTAATCTTAAACAAGATATTCAAGATGACTTAATAAACTTCTTTGCATCCCGCGAAACTTACACAGATTATAGTGTTCCTTGGAAACGTGGTATTTTATTTATTGGTTCACCAGGAAATGGGAAAACCCATACAGTAAAAGCATTAATTAATCAAATGCAGCAGCCTTGCTTATATGTGAAAAGCTTTAAGTCTGAGTATGCTACTGATAGCGAAAATATCCGTCAAGTATTCAAACAAGCACGGCAATCTGCGCCTTGTATTTTGGTATTAGAAGATATTGATTCTCTATTAAATGATGATAATCGTTCTTTCTTTTTAAATGAACTTGATGGTTTTGCCTCTAATCAAGGAATTGTCACCATTGCAACCACCAATCATCCAGACCGGTTAGATTCAGCAATTAGCGATCGCCCCAGCCGTTTTGACCGCAAATATCATTTTGAACTGCCAGCAATCCCAGAACGAGAAGCCTACATCACCTTATGGAACGATCAATTAAAAACTGCAATGCGCTTGTCTGAGGAGGCTGTGAGTCAGATTGTAGCATTAACTGAAGGCTTTTCTTTCGCCTACCTCAAAGAACTATTTTTATCGTCAATGATTGGTTGGATAGGAACGATGGAAACTGGCACGCTAGAGAAAATTATGATTTCTCAAGTTGTAATTTTACGACAACAGATGAGCAGCACAACTGTTAGTGGTAAAGATTCAGAAAAGTAA
- a CDS encoding FAD-binding domain-containing protein translates to MSKDMQRDFANRDELVAYLREQFPGAAERDRHISETVGGRKAAEKALQKIDPVSYAQTRNFFTGAVTRLSPYIRYGVLSLREIRDYVLERVQHQDDAMKLINELGWRDYWQRLYVKLGDEIWKDQEEYKTGYTVAEYASRFSQDIRQGTTGRVCIDSFSRDLKETGYLHNHARMWLAAYIVHWRHIRWQVGAKWFLEHLLDGDPASNNMSWQWVASTFSHKPYFFNRENLERYTKSVYCQKCPLYGHCDFEGSYEELEQRLFPKGEFSKQANSQSWQRGNKGKR, encoded by the coding sequence ATGTCTAAAGATATGCAACGCGATTTTGCCAACCGCGATGAGTTGGTAGCCTACCTCCGCGAACAATTCCCAGGTGCAGCAGAACGCGATCGCCACATCAGCGAAACCGTCGGGGGACGCAAAGCAGCAGAAAAAGCCCTGCAAAAAATCGACCCAGTAAGCTACGCACAAACACGTAATTTTTTCACAGGTGCGGTAACACGACTTTCGCCTTATATCCGTTATGGCGTTTTGAGTTTGCGAGAAATTCGAGATTATGTCCTTGAACGGGTACAGCACCAAGATGATGCGATGAAACTAATCAATGAGTTAGGCTGGCGCGATTACTGGCAAAGATTGTATGTGAAGCTAGGGGATGAAATCTGGAAAGACCAGGAAGAGTATAAAACTGGTTATACTGTGGCTGAATATGCATCCAGATTTTCGCAAGATATCAGACAAGGAACCACAGGTAGAGTTTGCATCGACAGCTTTAGCCGTGACTTAAAAGAAACTGGGTATCTACATAACCACGCCCGAATGTGGCTAGCGGCTTACATTGTCCATTGGCGGCATATTCGTTGGCAAGTAGGAGCTAAGTGGTTTCTTGAACATCTTTTAGATGGAGATCCTGCTAGCAATAATATGTCCTGGCAGTGGGTTGCTAGCACTTTTAGTCATAAACCGTATTTTTTCAACCGTGAAAACTTAGAACGCTACACCAAAAGCGTTTATTGCCAGAAATGTCCCCTTTACGGTCATTGCGATTTTGAAGGCAGCTATGAAGAATTAGAACAGCGGCTTTTTCCTAAAGGGGAATTTAGCAAACAAGCTAATAGCCAAAGTTGGCAGCGTGGAAATAAAGGTAAAAGGTGA
- the bcp gene encoding thioredoxin-dependent thiol peroxidase — MSNIPQAGQPAPDFSTPDQNGNAVTLDDLSSQWVILYFYPKDDTPGCTTEATDFTELYQDFSALGAKILGVSPDSGKSHCKFISKHNLSITLLSDPEHILTEAYGAWRLKKFMGKEYMGVARSTFLISSDKIIAYAWPNVKAKGHAQAVLTKLQELAATESPK; from the coding sequence ATGAGCAACATTCCCCAAGCCGGACAACCAGCGCCAGATTTCTCTACACCTGACCAAAATGGCAATGCAGTCACTCTCGACGACCTCAGCAGTCAGTGGGTTATCCTCTACTTTTACCCCAAAGATGATACACCAGGCTGTACCACCGAAGCCACAGATTTCACCGAGTTGTATCAAGACTTCAGCGCACTGGGAGCAAAAATCTTAGGCGTAAGTCCAGATTCGGGTAAATCCCATTGTAAATTTATCAGCAAACATAACTTATCAATCACCCTATTGAGTGACCCAGAACATATTTTGACAGAAGCCTACGGTGCTTGGCGCTTAAAAAAATTTATGGGCAAAGAATATATGGGTGTGGCTCGGTCAACATTTCTCATTTCATCTGATAAAATTATTGCCTATGCTTGGCCGAACGTAAAAGCCAAAGGTCATGCTCAGGCAGTTTTAACTAAATTACAGGAATTAGCAGCCACGGAAAGTCCCAAATGA
- a CDS encoding type I restriction enzyme HsdR N-terminal domain-containing protein — translation MVQFIQAKNVGLAYLEERFGLQLAEEEAFFIEWFENLPEITDLEKQDLDRVKLHFLRLVKRPPLSEETVKLVVLSPLLNLAGFYDEPFYMRGEESIRISAEDEGEIIRGRIDVLVIQEQFWLLVIESKRSSFSLLEAIPQALVYMLANPNQDKPTFGLVTNGSDFIFLKLTKQNQPRYAMSEQFTLLKRKNELYQVLSVLKNLSQILS, via the coding sequence ATGGTTCAATTTATCCAAGCAAAAAATGTCGGGCTTGCTTATCTGGAAGAAAGATTTGGTCTACAGTTAGCCGAAGAGGAGGCGTTCTTTATAGAATGGTTTGAGAATTTACCGGAAATTACAGATTTAGAAAAGCAAGATTTAGACAGAGTAAAACTTCATTTTCTCCGTTTAGTCAAGCGTCCTCCTTTGTCAGAAGAAACAGTAAAATTAGTAGTTTTATCTCCTTTACTCAATTTAGCTGGATTTTATGATGAGCCTTTTTATATGAGAGGCGAGGAATCAATAAGAATTTCTGCGGAAGATGAAGGAGAAATTATTAGAGGTAGAATTGATGTTTTAGTTATTCAAGAACAATTCTGGTTGTTAGTAATTGAATCTAAAAGGTCTAGCTTTTCTCTTTTAGAAGCCATACCTCAAGCACTTGTTTATATGTTGGCTAATCCTAATCAAGACAAACCTACTTTTGGATTAGTAACAAATGGTAGTGATTTTATTTTCCTCAAACTTACCAAACAAAATCAGCCAAGGTATGCTATGTCTGAACAATTTACACTTTTAAAACGAAAAAATGAATTGTATCAAGTTCTAAGTGTATTAAAAAATTTGAGTCAAATTTTGAGTTAA
- a CDS encoding cysteine desulfurase family protein: MSIRPIYLDCHATTPVDERVLAAMIPYFTEKFGNPASIGHVYGWEAEAAVKQTREILAAAINATPEEIVFTSGATEANNLAIKGVAEAYFKKGQHIITVATEHNAVIDPCNYLKTLGFEITILPVKKDGLIDLTELQKAFRPETILVSVMAANNEIGVLQPIAEIGELCHAYNIIFHTDAAQAIGKIPLDVQGMKVDLMSLTAHKVFGPKGIGALYVRRREPRVQLAPQQHGGGHERGMRSGTLYTPQIVGLGKAVEIALAEQATETQRLTQLRQSLWEQLSQLEGIHLNGHPQQRLAGNLNISVEGVDGAALLLGLQPVMAVSSGSACSSANTAPSSVLTALGTPQQLAYASVRFGIGRFNTQEEIDIVAKHAIATIQSLRKPSFMDSHAGKPQSALVPAD, translated from the coding sequence ATGTCTATTCGTCCTATATATCTTGATTGTCACGCTACTACACCAGTAGATGAACGGGTGTTAGCAGCAATGATCCCATACTTCACAGAAAAGTTTGGCAACCCAGCAAGTATTGGTCATGTTTATGGTTGGGAAGCAGAAGCTGCTGTCAAACAAACACGAGAGATTTTAGCAGCAGCAATTAACGCTACTCCCGAAGAAATTGTTTTTACGAGTGGTGCAACAGAAGCTAATAATTTAGCTATTAAAGGTGTTGCCGAAGCTTATTTTAAAAAAGGTCAACATATTATTACTGTTGCCACTGAACATAATGCAGTAATTGACCCCTGTAATTATTTAAAAACTCTCGGTTTTGAAATCACTATTCTACCAGTTAAAAAAGATGGATTGATTGATTTAACTGAGTTACAAAAGGCTTTCCGTCCTGAGACAATTTTGGTTTCGGTGATGGCTGCAAATAACGAAATTGGAGTGTTACAGCCAATAGCCGAAATTGGGGAACTATGCCATGCTTACAACATCATTTTCCACACCGATGCAGCCCAAGCTATTGGTAAAATTCCCCTAGATGTGCAAGGGATGAAAGTTGATTTGATGTCGCTAACCGCACACAAAGTATTTGGGCCAAAAGGCATTGGGGCGCTGTACGTCCGTAGGCGGGAACCCAGAGTGCAATTAGCTCCCCAGCAGCACGGCGGCGGACATGAACGGGGGATGCGTTCTGGGACATTGTATACACCGCAAATTGTCGGCCTTGGGAAAGCTGTAGAAATCGCTTTGGCTGAACAAGCGACAGAAACCCAACGCCTTACCCAGTTAAGACAAAGTTTGTGGGAACAGCTTTCCCAACTTGAAGGAATTCATCTTAACGGACACCCTCAACAGCGATTGGCGGGAAACTTGAATATCAGTGTTGAGGGTGTCGATGGAGCCGCACTTTTGCTAGGATTGCAGCCAGTAATGGCGGTTTCTTCTGGATCTGCTTGTTCCTCGGCAAATACTGCCCCCTCCAGTGTTCTGACAGCGCTGGGAACCCCCCAACAGCTAGCTTATGCCTCAGTGCGGTTTGGGATTGGACGGTTTAATACCCAAGAGGAGATTGATATTGTAGCGAAACATGCGATCGCAACTATTCAAAGTTTACGCAAACCCTCTTTTATGGATTCTCACGCAGGAAAGCCCCAATCTGCTCTAGTTCCTGCTGATTGA
- a CDS encoding aldo/keto reductase — translation MQTKQLGNSELHITPIGFGAWAIGGGGWAFGWGTQDDRESIEAIKHALDLGVNWIDTAAIYGLGHSEEVVAKALKGQSSRPYIFTKCSMIWDEKGEIGRSLKADSVRREVEASLRRLDIETIDLYQIHWPNPDSDIEEGWTTLAKLKDEGKVRYIGVSNFNVEQLKRVQEIAPVTSLQPPYSLVKPNVEKEILPFCKENNIGVIVYSPMQSGLLTGKMTSERVANLADDDWRKKSDEFQEPRLSRNLKLVEVLQHIGKQHDRSPGEVAIAWTLNNPAVTAAIVGARNPQQVDGIIAAGEFRLNQQELEQIGAFLRENP, via the coding sequence ATGCAAACCAAACAACTTGGCAACTCGGAGCTTCACATTACCCCAATCGGCTTTGGTGCCTGGGCGATCGGTGGAGGTGGCTGGGCTTTTGGTTGGGGAACGCAGGACGATCGAGAATCGATTGAAGCGATCAAGCACGCTCTCGATCTCGGTGTTAATTGGATAGACACCGCAGCTATTTACGGTCTGGGACATTCTGAAGAAGTTGTTGCTAAGGCGCTTAAAGGTCAATCTAGTCGCCCCTACATTTTCACTAAATGCTCAATGATCTGGGATGAAAAGGGCGAAATTGGCCGGAGCCTGAAGGCGGATTCTGTGCGGCGGGAGGTTGAAGCTAGTTTGCGCCGACTCGATATTGAAACTATTGATCTCTACCAGATTCACTGGCCTAACCCCGACTCTGATATCGAAGAAGGCTGGACAACTCTCGCCAAACTAAAAGATGAAGGGAAGGTTCGCTATATTGGGGTTTCAAACTTCAATGTAGAACAGTTGAAACGTGTGCAGGAGATTGCACCAGTTACGTCATTACAACCACCTTATTCACTGGTTAAGCCCAATGTCGAAAAGGAGATTTTACCTTTCTGTAAGGAAAATAACATCGGTGTCATTGTTTATTCACCAATGCAATCTGGCTTGCTTACAGGAAAGATGACATCTGAGCGGGTTGCTAATTTAGCAGATGATGATTGGCGCAAAAAGAGTGATGAATTTCAGGAGCCACGTCTATCTCGTAACCTGAAGTTGGTGGAGGTGTTGCAGCACATTGGTAAGCAACACGATCGCTCCCCCGGTGAGGTGGCGATCGCTTGGACTTTAAATAATCCGGCGGTGACAGCTGCGATCGTTGGCGCACGCAATCCCCAACAGGTGGATGGAATCATTGCTGCTGGGGAATTTCGCCTCAATCAGCAGGAACTAGAGCAGATTGGGGCTTTCCTGCGTGAGAATCCATAA
- a CDS encoding SDR family oxidoreductase: protein MSEDLKGKVALITGANKGIGYEIARQLGSRGATVLIGARDIKRGEEAANKLRLNEIDARTIQLDVIDQKTIDSAAQQIENEFGKLDILVNNAGILSDGDRLPPSQVEIETLRHTYETNVFGVFAVTKTLLPLLKKSIAGRIVNLSSGLGSLTQNSDANYEFANFKLLAYNSSKTAVNAITVLLAAELKDTPIKINAADPGFTATDINQHQGYRTVEQGAIAPVRLATLPDDGFSGGFFDENGALPW, encoded by the coding sequence ATGTCAGAAGATTTAAAAGGCAAAGTTGCCCTGATTACAGGTGCAAACAAAGGTATCGGCTATGAGATTGCACGTCAATTAGGTTCTAGAGGTGCTACTGTTCTTATTGGTGCAAGAGATATCAAACGTGGTGAAGAAGCGGCGAATAAACTTCGTTTAAATGAGATCGATGCCCGAACAATTCAACTTGATGTCATCGACCAAAAAACAATCGACTCTGCGGCTCAACAAATCGAGAACGAATTCGGAAAACTTGATATCCTTGTAAACAATGCCGGGATATTAAGTGATGGCGATCGCCTTCCACCAAGTCAAGTTGAGATTGAAACACTGCGACACACTTATGAAACAAATGTATTTGGAGTGTTTGCAGTGACAAAAACCCTGCTACCACTTTTAAAAAAGTCAATAGCAGGGAGAATAGTCAATTTATCAAGTGGTTTAGGTTCTTTGACTCAGAACTCCGATGCAAATTATGAGTTCGCTAATTTTAAGCTTCTTGCTTACAACTCATCAAAAACAGCAGTGAATGCAATTACAGTTCTGTTGGCTGCTGAACTTAAAGATACCCCGATTAAAATCAATGCTGCCGATCCTGGTTTCACAGCCACTGATATTAATCAACACCAAGGATACCGCACTGTTGAGCAAGGAGCGATCGCACCAGTGAGACTTGCCACTTTACCTGATGATGGTTTTAGCGGAGGTTTTTTTGATGAAAATGGCGCACTACCTTGGTAG
- a CDS encoding cyanophycinase translates to MTKAFPSIARRLKSIGIKLLNMGTFLITRFIENWKRYFLGDTVDVRPSSSPSFDVRPSLAGPVLSLGGGGPDVDDAIQWMINQVRGGSNSSTKVNVVVLRTNGNHDYNRLIYAMKGVNSVETLLVSNRQEANKAEIYEKVRNADVIFFAGGDQCQYIRNWKDTKVEAAVKSVYLKGGGVGGTSAGAMIQSDCVYDACASSEKGIETRDALEDPYRDITFTYNFFNWSNLKGTIVDTHFDRRERMGRIMTFIARQIKDGVSSSVLGIAVSESTSVLVDKNGLVKVMGRGAAYFVLGNHLPEVCEPRTPLTFSNYKIWKVRSGDTFNLRNRPTSGYYLRSVKRGRIDSNPY, encoded by the coding sequence ATGACAAAGGCATTCCCAAGCATAGCAAGGCGCTTGAAAAGTATAGGAATCAAGTTGTTGAATATGGGAACCTTCCTAATAACCCGTTTTATCGAAAACTGGAAACGCTACTTCTTGGGTGACACTGTTGATGTCCGCCCCTCCTCCTCACCCTCCTTTGATGTCCGTCCTTCCTTAGCGGGCCCAGTCCTGAGTTTGGGAGGTGGTGGCCCCGATGTCGATGATGCCATCCAGTGGATGATTAACCAAGTTAGGGGAGGTAGTAACTCTAGCACTAAAGTTAATGTTGTAGTTCTCCGCACTAATGGTAATCACGATTACAATCGCCTAATTTATGCCATGAAGGGCGTAAACTCTGTGGAAACTCTTTTAGTTAGCAATAGGCAAGAAGCAAACAAAGCCGAGATTTATGAAAAAGTCAGAAACGCTGATGTGATTTTCTTTGCTGGCGGCGACCAATGTCAATACATCCGCAACTGGAAAGACACCAAAGTTGAAGCTGCCGTTAAGTCAGTTTACCTAAAGGGAGGCGGTGTTGGTGGCACTAGTGCGGGTGCGATGATTCAAAGTGATTGTGTCTATGATGCTTGTGCTTCTTCCGAAAAAGGCATTGAAACTAGAGACGCACTCGAAGATCCTTACCGAGACATCACTTTTACTTACAACTTTTTCAATTGGAGTAATTTGAAGGGAACTATCGTCGATACACATTTCGACAGGCGCGAAAGAATGGGTCGAATTATGACTTTCATTGCCCGTCAAATTAAGGATGGTGTATCTAGCAGTGTTTTAGGGATTGCGGTTAGTGAAAGTACATCGGTTCTTGTAGATAAAAACGGTTTGGTGAAAGTTATGGGTAGGGGTGCAGCATACTTTGTACTAGGCAATCATTTGCCAGAAGTATGCGAACCCAGAACGCCTTTGACCTTTTCTAATTACAAAATTTGGAAAGTCCGCAGCGGCGACACCTTTAATTTGAGAAACAGACCAACCTCTGGGTACTATCTCAGGAGTGTCAAAAGGGGACGGATTGATTCAAATCCCTATTGA